The region TTGTTTTCCCTGAATTGACACAAAGTGAACTAACATACAAAACCTCAAGTCTCTACCGCCAACTGACTAAGGCGGTGGTGATCGATCGCGAACACATTGAGCCCAAACCTGCTCTTGCGGTTGTAGACATTGAAAAAATTGAGGCTAATTTTTTACCTTTAGCTTGTGCTGATATTGCTCTTCAATATGCTAAAAATAAACAGGGAGATGCAATTCAAATATTTAATAACGCTTTGCTTAGTACTTTTAAAGAGAATGCTGAAATTGAAAGAGATTTACAAACGGCACTTAGAGGAAGAGAATTTGAACTTTATTATCAACCAATAAAAGATCTTCAAAAGAAATGTTATATTGGGGCTGAAGCGCTTATTCGCTGGAATCATCCTCAAAAAGGTGTGCTATATCCTGGTGCTTTTATCGCAATAGCCGAGCAAACTGGCCATATCAATGCCATTGGTACTTGGGTGCTGGAGGCGGCTTGTAAGCAGCTCAATCAGTGGCAACGTCAGTATGTTAATTTAACGATGCATGTGAATGTGGCTGCGAGACAATTTTTTAGTGGTAACTTATACGTTCAGGTTTGGGATTTGATCACATGTTATCGTTTAAAACCTGGGACCTTGATTTTAGAAATTACAGAAACAGAACTAATGGAAGACATAAAATACGCGACTCATTTATGTCAGGAGTTGACGGAGCTGGGGGTTGGGCTTGCTATTGACGATTTTGGCACCGGTTACAGTTCGATGCGCTACTTAAAACAGTTCCCTATTTGTAAACTTAAAATCGATCGCTCATTTATTTCAGATCTTTCCACTAGCCACGAAAGTCAGGAAATTGTGAGTGCAATTATTGCTATGGCATCAGCATTAAATATTTCTGTGACAGCTGAAGGGGTTGAAACGAAAGAGCAGGAGCTTTTTTTAGCAGATAATCATTGCCATCAAACCCAAGGGTTCCTGTACAGTCCGGGGTTAAGAGAATCAGAGTGTAGCCAATTTTTTATAAAACAAGGTAAATCATGCGAAAGTCCATCAATGGTTTAGCGTACAGCTCGTTTAGCTCAGTCTATTTTAGGCAGCATTGCTTATATTTTTTCCCGCTGTGACAAAGACATGTTTCATTTCTTTTAGGATAAACAGCAGCTTTTTGTTTTCCTTGTGTATAGAGCCATAGGCCATTTTCACAGATAAATTGCGAACATTCATGGATGGCATTGATCCCATTTGCATCGCGATACCAGGCTTGAAAACAAACTTCGCCTGAATAGGCTTGCATGTGATGTGACATTATTTGAAGAGAAAGCCATTGTAACGCATCATTTTCGGCTAATACTTCAGCGGTTAACGTATTTAAAAATGCTGGATGATGAGTTTGGATTAAATAATCATATTGTTTCATAACAAAAGCAGTATAGCGGCTTCTCATTAATTGCTCTGGCGTGATAGGCGTACTATTTGCTTGATGGTAAGGAGCACAGCATTCACTGTATGAGACAAAAGTGTGACTGTTATTTTGACTGCAAGGGCAAGGTTCATCTAAATGAGTCATCATGGTTCACGGTTGTTAATAAGGGGTAATAGTGCCTATAATACCAATTTTGTATCAATTTTACAGCCTATATAAAGTAGAGCTGATCGAGGCTGCAATGGTTTAGTTGGCAAGCTGTCTCAAAAGAACTTGGGCAAGAGGTTAGCTACTTTAAGTGCACAGGGGATCCATTAAGTGTGGTTTATTGGCGATGAATTTAGTTTGACAAAAAGTGTGTCAATGTTTAATTTAAACGAGTGTTTAAAATAGAGTTAGAAGGCGATGTAATGGCAAATCGATCTGATACCAAAACAAGAATACTGGATGCTGCAGAAAAATTATTTGCAGAACGAGGTTTTTCTGAAACCTCATTACGTTTGATAACCAGTAAAGCAGAGGTGAATCTTGCTTCTGTCAATTATCATTTTGGATCAAAGAAAGAGTTAATTAGAGCTGTTTTAGCACGTTATCTCGATGTGTTCATGCCTGTTGCATCGGCAGAAATTGTTAAATTACAAGGAGGGGATAATACTGCATCATTGGATGATATCTTCTCTGCTTTGGTTGATCCATTACTGGATTTAAATCAATTAAGGGCAGAAGGTACGAGCACTTTTTTACAACTCTTAGGCCGTGGTTACATTGAAAGTCAAGGTCACCTCCGCTGGTTCATCACCACTCATTATGGTGAGCATTTGACTCAATTTGTTAAAGCTGTTGCCGAGAGTACCCCACATATTCCTCCCGCTGAGATGTTTTGGCGTTTACACTTTACCTTAGGTACCGTTGTTTTTACCATGGCATCAGCGGATGCTTTAATTGAAATCGCTGCTGCAGATTTTAAGGAACATAATGATATTGAAGCCGTTATTCGTAAAATGATCCCCTATTTATCTGCTGGTGTTTCAGTACCAGTGAATGAAGATGTTATTTAAAAGGTGAACCCATGACTCTATTTATACTCGCACTGCTGGTTATTATTGTGCTTTTTGGTGTTAAAAATATCAGGATGCAGTTTGTTACACGTCCTGTTTTTTCGTTTTTTAAAAAGGTACTTCCTCCTCTTTCTAACACTGAGAAAGAAGCCATGGAAGCTGGAGATGTTTGGTGGGAAGGAGAATTATTTCGCGGTAAACCCAATTGGGAAACATTACATAGCTATGGTAAACCTAAGCTCACTGCTGAGGAACAAGACTTTATTGATAATCAAGTGATCACGGCGTTAAGCATGATTGATGATTTTGATATTGTTCAGACACGTAAAGATCTTCCACCTGAATTATGGGAATATTTTAAGCAGGAAGGCTTCTTTGCACTTATCATCCCGAAAAAATATGGTGGTAAAGCGTTTTCTGCTTATGCTAACTCGACCATTGTGGCTAAGTTGGCTAGCCGGAGCGTGAGTGCTGCGGTCACGGTTATGGTGCCTAATTCACTCGGCCCTGGAGAGTTATTGACTCATTACGGCACGAATGAGCAAAAAGAGTACTGGTTGCCTCAACTTGCATCGGGTAAAGCGGTGCCCTGTTTTGCGTTAACAGGTCCTGAAGCTGGTAGCGATGCAGGTGCCATCCCAGATACTGGTGTCGTCTGTCGTCAGCAGTTTGAAGGTGAAGAAGTGTTAGGTTTAAGACTTAATTGGGATAAACGCTACATCACTCTAGCCCCAGTTTCGACAGTTCTTGGTTTGGCATTTCAGATGCAAGATCCAGATGGATTGATTGGTGATAAAGAAACCATGGGTATTACCTGTGCATTAATTCCCACCGATCACGATGGGGTGGTGATCGGACAAAGACATAACCCGTTAAACATGGCTTTTATGAATGGCACGACCCAAGGGAAAGATGTTTTCATTCCTCTAGATTGGATCATTGGCGGTCCTCAATACGCGGGACGTGGATGGCGGATGCTGGTTGAGTGCTTATCTGCTGGTCGAGGTATCTCATTGCCTGCATTGGCAACAGCATCTGGACACACGGCGACGAAAACGACAACGGCTTATAGCTATGTACGTCATCAATTCGGTCTTTCCATAGGGGAGTTTGAAGGTGTGCAAGAAGCGCTTGCTCGCATTATTGCTAATACTTACCAGTTAGAGGCGGCAAGAAGGCTCACGACCACAGGTATCGACCTTAAGGTTAAACCTTCGGTTGTGACAGCAATTGCAAAATATCATATGACTGAGCTGAGTCGAGATGTACTCAACGATGCGATGGATATCCAATCAGGAAAAGGGATCCAACTTGGCCCTAA is a window of Shewanella sp. VB17 DNA encoding:
- a CDS encoding YchJ family protein — its product is MMTHLDEPCPCSQNNSHTFVSYSECCAPYHQANSTPITPEQLMRSRYTAFVMKQYDYLIQTHHPAFLNTLTAEVLAENDALQWLSLQIMSHHMQAYSGEVCFQAWYRDANGINAIHECSQFICENGLWLYTQGKQKAAVYPKRNETCLCHSGKKYKQCCLK
- a CDS encoding TetR/AcrR family transcriptional regulator, translated to MANRSDTKTRILDAAEKLFAERGFSETSLRLITSKAEVNLASVNYHFGSKKELIRAVLARYLDVFMPVASAEIVKLQGGDNTASLDDIFSALVDPLLDLNQLRAEGTSTFLQLLGRGYIESQGHLRWFITTHYGEHLTQFVKAVAESTPHIPPAEMFWRLHFTLGTVVFTMASADALIEIAAADFKEHNDIEAVIRKMIPYLSAGVSVPVNEDVI
- a CDS encoding acyl-CoA dehydrogenase, which translates into the protein MTLFILALLVIIVLFGVKNIRMQFVTRPVFSFFKKVLPPLSNTEKEAMEAGDVWWEGELFRGKPNWETLHSYGKPKLTAEEQDFIDNQVITALSMIDDFDIVQTRKDLPPELWEYFKQEGFFALIIPKKYGGKAFSAYANSTIVAKLASRSVSAAVTVMVPNSLGPGELLTHYGTNEQKEYWLPQLASGKAVPCFALTGPEAGSDAGAIPDTGVVCRQQFEGEEVLGLRLNWDKRYITLAPVSTVLGLAFQMQDPDGLIGDKETMGITCALIPTDHDGVVIGQRHNPLNMAFMNGTTQGKDVFIPLDWIIGGPQYAGRGWRMLVECLSAGRGISLPALATASGHTATKTTTAYSYVRHQFGLSIGEFEGVQEALARIIANTYQLEAARRLTTTGIDLKVKPSVVTAIAKYHMTELSRDVLNDAMDIQSGKGIQLGPKNYLGHPYMANPISITVEGANILTRSLMIFGQGATRCHPYVLAEMETAAMEDTCAALARFDSLLLGHIGYVARNAFSSLLSALTGSRFNQSPVSGETQHYYKEMTRLSSSLALMTDFSMLVIGGDLKRKEMLSARMGDVLSELYLASATLKLFEDNGRQHDELPAVRFVMATRLHNAAKALDGALRNFPNRPVAWMMRALIFPLGNHFNGANDKMTTDLVTGMMKPGPARDRLTFLCPDFEQDKGGIAEVEDAFKAQYACRHLYKKIKTAQRDGLLSKKIANIELFILATEKLIITEAEHDSLLKADELRLAAINVDDFTTL